The following DNA comes from Mycobacteroides immunogenum.
CCGCCTTGGAGGCTCCGGTGGTGCCGGAGGTGAACAGCAGCAGAAGCAACGAATCCGCACCCACATCACCGGAAGATGCTGCTGCGGTGCGATTCTGGTCAAGCTGCCGCCGGTATTCGGGGCTGTCGATGACCAGGAAACGATCGGCCGTCAGTCCCAAGTCGAGGCCCTGCAGCCGCCCCAGGTGCGCACCGTCGGTGACGATCAGCTGGCAATCGGTGTGACGGATCTCCTCGGCCATCTCCGCCTGCCCACGTGTCGGGTTGATGCCCACGATCGTGGCCCCGCTCAATGCGGCGCCGCCCAGCCAGAAGACGAAGTCGGGCACGTTCTCCAACAGCACACCGATGTGAAACGGCCCATCGATCCTCAGTTTCCGCGCCAGCGCACCCCGTGCGGCAGACTCGGCGACCACCTCGTCCCATGTCCAATCCTGGTCGCGAGTACGCAGCCCGGGATGGCTGTCGCCGACGCGGTCCAAGAGCATGGCCGCGATATCGGCCCGGGGCGCAGTGGTCATAGCGCCGATGATGCACCCAGCAGGTCCCGGTACTCCTGAGGCAGCTCCTCGGGTGTCAGCTTGGTGATGCTCACCGGACCCGAGTGGTACGAGTCCTCGCCCTCGATGAGACCGTCGGCATCGACGGGCCAGAGCACCAGCTGGCGGAACACCAAGAGGTAGTCGGCGCTGGGGTCCTCGATCGGGAATCCCATGCCCTGGGCCACCGCGCCCGGATAGATCTGCTTGAGAAATCCCTCGGTGACAACGCAATTGTCATCGACGAGAAGGCGATCCATCTCGAACTCCATGACGCTCATCCGCCCCCGCACCAGACCGGCGTAGTAGGTGCGGACCCCATCGCGGCCCTTGGGACCGAAATCCTGGCCGTCCATCCAGAAGTGATAGTTCGGATTCGCGCTCAACGTGTCGATCAACCCGTCGAGATCGGCATCGCGCTCCAGTTTCATGTGGTGCAGCACGGCACCGAGGACCATCCGGTGCCGCTCATTTGTCGTTGCGGCAAGCCGCTTTTCGACCAGTTCCCAGGTTCGTTCGGTGTCGATGACTGCCATGGATCCATGGTGTCGGCCAGCACCGGCGATGTCATCCGACAGCTGTCGAGAATTACGTGCGCGACACCCGACAACTGTCGGTCTAGCCGCCGGCCAGCTCTGTGGTGGACAGCGATACGCGTCGCAGCATCAAGGCGAACGTGGCCAGGAATCGATCGATGGGGTCATCAAGGTTCCAGCCCATCAGCTGCTCTACATGCTGAATGCGTGCCGCGACGGTGCTGTGGTGCAGATGCAGTTCCGTGGCGGTGCGGCGCAGCGTGCCGTACTGGCAGAGCGCCTCCAAGGTGTCCACCTCGACGGCGCCGGCCGCGGTGGACGCGATCTGGTTGATCCGCACCACGTCGTCGATCTCACGTACGCGCTCTGCCGGGATGTCGGCCAGTACCTCTAGCAGGCTGAGCCGTTCATAGGCGATGGCACGCCGGCCGAAGCCCGTGGATGAGGCGAAGCGCAGCGCACGCTGCGCCTGACTCCAGGACACCGGAGCGTCGATGACGGCGACGCTGGACCCGATCCCCAGCCACGGGCCCTGCGCCGAGTGCGGCGAGGCCGGGAACTCGCCGACGATCACGTCGTTCAGGTGATCCGACAGCGTTGTGGTGTTCCCGGTCCCCTGGCATACCAAGGCCCCGACCCGCCCGATGGTGACCGCCCTGATGGCCTGACCGGGTAATGCCTTGGCGAGAATCCGCCGCGCACTCGCCGGTGCGGAGATCGCCAGCACCCGCAGCTCACGCGTGGCGTCGAGCCCCAGAAGACGCGCCGCGCGCGCCCGCTCCTCGGGCTTCGCGTCTCCCGATAACAGCAGTTCGATCAGGGCAGGGTCGTCGATACGTAGCGAGGTAGTCCCCTGGGCGGGGGCCGCCCGGTTCAGCAGGTGACGCAGCCGGTGCAGCAGCAGCTCGTCGGTGGCCCGGGCCGGACCCTCCCGCTCCAGCCATACCGTGGGCTCCGCCGCATCGGACCACCGCACACCCACCGGGCATCCGGCCAGCTCCGCCGCCGCACGCAGCGCGGCCTCGGCATCCGCGGCGTCAAGACGGTCGAAATGGGACACGATCGTGAACACCTCGTCGGCATCCAGTGCAGGCTGTTTGTCCATCTCCTTCTATCTACCGCGATCGGTGGACATCTCTTCGTGAAAATTTCTGAGAACTCTCTAAGGCCCATGCGTGTTCTGCCGGGTGGCGCGCGATAGCATCGGGACCCATGACGACCACCGAGCCCGATATCCACACCACCGCGGGCAAGCTCGCCGATCTGCGTCGGCGCGCCGAAGAAACGCTTCACCCGGTCGGTGAGGCCGCTGTCGACAAGATCCACGCCAAGGGCAAGCTCACCGCCCGCGAGCGCATCTTCGCGCTGCTGGACGAGGGCTCGTTCGTGGAGCTGGACGCGCTGGCCCGCCACCGCAGCACCAACTTCGGGCTGGAGTCCAAGCGCCCGCTCGGCGACGGTGTGGTGACCGGCTTCGGCACCATCGACGGCCGCGACGTCTGCATCTTCAGCCAGGACGCGTCGGTGTTCGGCGGCAGCCTCGGCGAGGTCTACGGCGAGAAGATCGTCAAGGTGCAGCAGCTGGCCATCAAGACCGGCCGCCCGCTGATCGGCATCAACGACGGTGCCGGCGCCCGCATCCAGGAGGGCGTGGTCTCCCTCGGCCTGTACAGCCAGATCTTCCGCAACAACATCGTCGCCTCGGGCGTCATCCCGCAGATCTCGCTCATCATGGGTGCCGCCGCCGGTGGACACGTCTACTCCCCCGCGCTCACCGATTTCGTCGTCATGGTCGACAAGACCAGCCAGATGTTCATCACCGGCCCCGACGTCATCAAGACCGTCACCGGCGAGGACGTCACCCAGGAGGAGCTGGGTGGCGCCCACACGCACGAGAGCAAGTCGGGCACCGTGCACTACGTCGCCTCCGGCGAGCAGGATGCGCTGGACTACGTCCGCGACCTGCTGAGCTACCTGCCCTCCAACAACGCCTCCGAGCCCCCGCGCCACCCGGGCCCCGAGCCCACCGACGGTGCGATCGAGGATCACCTGACCGACGAGGACGTCGAGCTGGACACGCTGATCCCGGACTCGCCCAACCAGCCGTACGACATGCACGAGGTCATCACCCGCATCCTCGACGAGGATGAGTTCCTCGAGGTGCAGCCGGGCTACGCGCAGAACATCATTGTCGGCTTCGGGCGCATCGACGGACGCAGCGTCGGCATTGTGGCCAACCAGCCCACCCAGTTCGCCGGCTGCCTGGACATCAACGCCTCGGAGAAGGCCGCGCGGTTCATCCGCACCTGCGACTGCTTCGGCATCCCGATCGTCACGCTGGTCGATGTGCCCGGCTTCCTGCCCGGCACCGAGCAGGAGTACAACGGCATCATCCGCCGCGGCGCCAAGCTGCTCTACGCCTACGGCGAGGCCACCGTTCCCAAGATCACTGTCATCACCCGTAAGGCCTACGGCGGTGCCTATTGCGTCATGGGTTCCAAGGACATGGGTGCCGACGTCAACGTCGCATGGCCCACCGCGCAGATCGCCGTGATGGGGGCGTCGGGTGCTGTGGGATTCGTATATCGCTCGCAGCTGTCCGAGGCCGCGAAGAACGGTGACGACGTGGACGCCCTGCGCCTTCAGCTGCAGGCCGAGTACGAGGACACCCTGGTGAACCCGTACGTCGCCGCCGAGCGCGGCTACGTCGACGCGGTCATCCCGCCGTCGCACACCCGCGGCTACATCGCCACCTCGCTGCGGCTGCTCGATCGCAAGATCGTGCGGCTCCCACCGAAGAAGCACGGAAACATTCCACTGTGAGCGAGGAAGAGGTAACCGTGACTCAGGGCGACACCGAGACCGGCGAGACCGTAACTGCTGAAGCGAACCCCGGCGAGGAAGGCCGCGTCAAGGCCGCCGACATCCAGGTGCTCAGCGGCAACCCGACCGACGCGGAGATCGCGGCCTTGGTCGCAGCGCTCAGCGCGCTTGCGTCCACGGCCGAGGCCGCCGACCTGAGGCCCCGCAATCTTTGGGCCGAGCCGATCGACATGCTGCGTTACAGCCCATACAGCTGGCAGCGGGTCACCATGTTCGAGCGTGCGAAGCTCGCTCGCCCGCGGGGCACGTACTAGATCGCGGCCCGCAGGTCCTCGCGTGAGCGGCTCATCAGCATTCGTCCTCGCGTCGGCCTCCCCCGCCCGCGCGCGGATCTTGGAGCAGGCCGGGCTGAATCCGGTCATCATCGTGTCGCACGTCGACGAGCATCTCGTCATGGCGACACAGCCCGCGAGTACCCCGCCGCCGCGTGCGGTGGAGGTGCTGGCTTCGGCCAAGGCTTTTGATGTCGCGACAGCCCTGGCCGGCGAGGTGGCCGCCGACGCGGTGGTGTTGGGCTGCGATTCCATGCTGCTGCTCGACGGCACCTTGCAGGGCAAACCGGGCACCGTCGAGGAGGCGCGCCGCCGCTGGGGGCTGATGGCCGGGCGTAGCGCCGAGCTGCTCACCGGACACTGCCTGGTGCGGGTGATCGACGGCAAGCCCGTCGCCCGAGTCAGCGAGACACGTTCGACCACCGTGCGTTTCGGCACGCCCTCGGCCGAGGACCTGGAGGCATACCTTGCCACCGGCGAGCCACTCCAGGTGGCCGGGGCCTTCACGCTCGATGGCCTGGGCAGCTGGTTCATCGAAGGCATCGATGGCGATCCGTCGAATGTGATCGGGGTCAGCGTGCCGTTGGTCGGCCGACTGCTGGACAAGCTGGGCGTACCGGCTTCGTCACTGTGGATACGCCACGAAAAACATGTGCCGCCCAAGCCTTTTCACCCGGACACACCGATCGCCGCGGCACTACCACCACGTATGGTGCCGCTGTTCGACTCGCTGGCACTGATCGGGCCGACCCAGCAGCAGGAATTCAAGGACGCTCAGGGTAATCCGATTCCGCATATGCCATCGGTCAACACCAGCTTCCAGATCGCCTGCAACAACGACTCCTTCGACCTCGGCGTGCACACCAACCGCGGGGCTTGTCTGTGGACCGGCGATTACCTGAACACCGGCGACGGCATCCAGCTGATTCCCGTGGACCCGGCCAGCCCGTCGGTCGCGCTGGGCGGCCGCTCCAAACCTCTTGTGCTGCCTCAAGATGCCGCCCGCGGAGCTCGTCTCTTGCCGACCGGATCCGCGGAGCTGGCGCACCGTTCACTGCTGTTCGCCTCATGCATTCCGTCGCCCGGATGCAGCACCTTCGTGTCGGCCGATACCACGGTGTACGACGTGAGCGAGCCGGGAAAACCCTCCTATCGACCCATCGGCGTCCTGACCGGCATCTCGCAACCGAGCGGTGTCTCGGCACCCGGCCGACGGATGCTGGTGGCCGGCAACATCGGAAGCGGGCCCTGGGCACCGCGTTTCGCCTGGCTCACCCCACCGGCCGACGATCCGGCATTCCTGGACTCGTCGGCCTGGGAGAAGATCGGCGAGATCAAGGGCGGCGGCGATCGCGAAAACCAGTTGTTCGCCCTACCCGCAGGCGGTTTCGGGCTGCTCGACGCGAATGGGTCGGGCGATGCGCACATCGGGCTCAAACTGTTCCGGACTCCGCAGGAGCTGGTCACTGAGCCCATGACGGTGCTCATCCGCAACGACCCGTCCGACCCTCGGCCGGATGATCCGTTCATATCCCGCGATCCGCACAAGCTGCTGCAGCCGTACGGGCCGCAGGTCGTCAACATCACCATGAACCCCGACGGCACCCAAACGCTGTATTTCCTGGTGAGTCAATGGGTTACCGATCCGACCCGCGCCTACCGAACCATCCTGTACTCGATAGTGCTGACACCGCAGTATCTGAGCATTTAGCCCTCACCGAACAATTCCGGGTGGCCGGCGGCATCACGCCAGTCCTGTGGTGTGCCCACCAATGCGAGCGCGCTACGCAGCATCGCCGCACGCACCGCCGCGCGGCCGCTCTGCGGGGTGGACAGATACCGATAGCAGCCCGCCTGCATGCTGGCCAACAACACCCCGAAGGTCTCGTCCGCAGGGGCGGGTCTTCCGCTTGAGACCAACGCCTGCCGCATGACTTCGATAAGACGCCGCTCGTACCCGCTGCGCAACGAACGTGCCGGCGACGACGGGTCGTTTTGTTCGACATGGAAGACAAGCCAAGAGTCACGCCCGCGTTCCGCGGTCTCCAGGTAGACGTCCAGACCCGCGCTGACCTGTTCGATGAGGCTGCCATCGACATTCACCAGCGGCTCCCACTGGGCCAGCATCTGCCGCTGCCCCTCCGTGACCAGTGCCGTGATCGCCTCTGCCACACCGTCGAAGAATGCGTAGAAGGTGGGCTTGGACAGCTCCGCACGCTCGGCGATGCGCGCGACAGTGGTGCCCCGGTAGCCATGTTCGGCATAGATCGCACCGGTGGCCGCCAGGATGCGGGCACGGGTCTGGGCGCGCTGCTCCTCGGTCTGGGGCGGGCGCCCCCGGGACCGCCGGGCATTGACAGACATCGCGCCGGAGCCTACCTTTCATTTAATTTGACGTTAGCGTTAAACAATTATGTCACGGAGGCCTGGCGGCATGACCGACATTCGGATACCCACCCCCAACGGAGAGATCAACGCGATTCTGGAGAAGCCGGAAGGTGACGGGCCCTGGCCGTCCATCGTGGTGTTGCATGACATCAGCGGCTCCACTCCCGACCTGCGCCGCATCACCAGGAACGTGGCCTCGAACGGTTATGTGGCACTGGCCCCCGATCTGTACTCACGTGGCCGTATCCAATGCATCGCGCGGGTCTTGACCAACCTGGCCACGCGGCGCGGCCGGGCTGTCGAGGAGGTGCTGGCCGCACGCGACTACGCGCGGGCCTTGCCATACACCACATCCTCGGTGGGAGTGGCCGGGTTCTGCATGGGCGGCGGTTTCGTGATGATCACCGCAACAAAGGGTTTCGACGCTGCCGCACCCTTCTACGGTGCGATGCCCGGTTCCTACGGAAACCATTTCGAAGGGTCGTGCCCGATCGTCGCGAGTCTGGCCACGCGGGACCCATTCGTGTTCCGCGGTGAACCCCGGCTGCGGAAAGCCCTGGACACCCACGACATCGAGCACGACATCAAGACCTACGAGGCCGGGCACAGCTTCGCCAACCAGCTGCCGATGCAGCCGCTGATGCGCATCGCCGGATTGGGGTACTCCCCCGAGGCCGAGGCACACGCCTGGCGCCGGGTCTATACGTTCTTCGCCCAACATCTGCGCGACGACGACGTTCTCCAGGAGGCCAAATGACCACCGCCATGACACTGGATAGGCTCCGCGAGATCGTCCGGCCCAATGCGCTCAGCAGTGCCGCACACTCGACGGCCGGGTACTTGGATCTGCTGCCGCCGCCCTCGGACCAGCCCCAGCGCGGCGCACAACGGGCCATGAACAACCCGGTGGTGGCCGCGGTCTACGAAGGACCGTGGCGCTGGGGTCAAACCGTTGCCTACACGGGCATCACCCCAGCCGCCGAGCGGCGCCGGGCAGCGGCGGCCCTGCGCCTGAGCAACACCCATCGGCTGCTGGATGTGGCCTGCGGACCCGGCAACTTCACGAAGTATCTGGGTCAACACCAGGGTCCGGACGCCCTGGCGGTGGGGCTCGACTTCTCCGAACCCATGTTGCAGCGCGCGGTCCGGACCAACGCGGCCGACGGCGTCGCCTACCTGCGTGCGGACGCCCGCACATTGCCGTTCGAGGACGGCAGCTTCGACGCGGTGTGTTGTTTCGCCGCACTCTATTTGGTTCCCGAACCCTTCAAGGTTCTCGGCGAGATGATCCGTGTGCTGGCCCCTGGTGGCCGCATCGCGGTGATGACCAGTTGCACACGCGGCCCCGCGCCGCTGCGATCGGCGTCCGTCAGGCTGGCAGCGCTGGGTGGTCTGCATGGGTTCGAGCGGACCGACATCACGTCCGTCCTGGACGGGGCCGACTTTCGGGAAATCGATCAGGAAGTTCGCGGACTGTCGCAGTTCATCAGTGCGACGAAGAGTTAGACAAAGGCGCTGAGCAACAGCACCATCGCAAAACCGACGACCGAGATCAACGTCTCCATCACCGACCACGACTTGAGTGTCTGACCCACACTCATTCCGAAATACTCTTTGACCAACCAGAATCCGGCGTCGTTCACGTGCGAGAAGAACAGTGACCCGGCGCCAACCGCAAGTACCAGCAGCGCCACATGGGTGGTGGACATCTCCGCGGCCAACGGGGAGACGATGCCGGCAGCGGTGATGGTGGCCACGGTGGCCGATCCGGTGGCCAACCGAATGAGCACGGCGATCAGCCAGCCGAGCACCAGTGCCGGAATCTGCCATTTCTCCGACCAGCTGCTCACGGCGTCGCCGACGCCGACGTCGATGAGGGTCTGCTTGAATCCACCTCCGGCACCGACAATGAAGACGATGCCCGCAATGGGACCCAGCGACTTCTCGATGATCCCCGAAACGCCGAGACGATCCAGCCCCGAGGCCTTCCCCAGGGTCACCATCGCCACCAGCGTCGCCGCCAACAGTGCGACCAGCGGGGTGCCGATTGTATCGAAAATCCTCTGTACCAACGATTTCGGATTGTCGATGACGACGTCGGAGAGGGCCTTGGCCAACATCAGCGTGACCGGCAGCAATATGGTCGCCAACACGGCGGCAACGCTGGGTGCCGGCCCCGTGCGCTCGGACTCGGGCGCCGTCGCGGTGGGAATGGCCAACGGCCCCACCCAGCGCTCCGCGACCCGCGCATACAGCGGCCCCGCGATGATCAAGGTGGGGACCGCCGCCACGAGACCAAAGGCCAGGGTGACACCCAAGTCTGCCTTCAGCGCGTCGACCGCCACCAGCGGACCTGGATGCGGCGGCACCAGCCCGTGCAACACGGATAGGCCCGCCAGTGCGGGGATTCCCACCCGCAGCAACGGCACGTTTCCCCGCCGTGCCACCAAGAGCACGATCGGGATCAGCAGCACCACACCGACTTCGAAGAACAAGGGCAGCCCAAGCACCGCGGCGATCAAGGCGACCGCCCACGGCAGCATGCGCGGACTGGACCGCGCCAGCACGGCATCGGCGACGATATTCGCCCCGCCGGAATCGGCCAACAGCCGACCGAGCATCGCGCCCAAACCGATGAGCAATCCGACGCCGGCGATGGTGGAACCGAAGCCCGTCACGAAGGAGCCCAGCAGCTTGTCGAACGGAACGCTCGCGACCGCGGCGAGCGTCCCGGAACCCAACAGCAGCGCCAAGAACGGATGTAGTTTGAGCCGGGTGATGAGCAGAATGATCACCCCGATGCTGAGCACCACGGCGGCAAGCAGCTGAACCTCACTCGAAGTGTGTGGGACCTTCGCCTGTTCGGCCAGCAGCACCAATCCGCCGTTCATGCGCCGAGCTGCCCCAGCGCCTCTGCCACCAATTGCTCCGGCCCGGTGCCCACATCCAGTGCGACTCCTCTCTCGTCGGGTTGCAGCGGCTCGAGAATGTCGAACTGCGAATCCAGCAGCGAGGTCGGCATGAAATGTCCGGCACGATGTGACATCCGGTCACCGACGAGCGACCGGTCACCCGACAGATGCAGAAAGAAGGCGTCGGACCATCCGGTGCGCAGGATGTCGCGGTAGTGCCGTTTGAGCGCGGAGCAGGTGACCACGCCTCCGGTTCCCTCGCGTCCGCGCTCGGCCATCCACTCGGCGATGCGCCGCAGCCAGGGCTCTCGATCGGCGTCATCCAGCGGTATGCCCGCCGCCATCTTGGCGATATTCGCGTCGGGATGGAACTCATCACCCTCGGCAAACGGTGCGCCCAGCCGCTGCGCCAGCAGCCGGGCAACCGTTGTCTTACCCACTCCGGCCACACCCATGACGACTACGACGGGCGGCGACGCCTGTGCCACTAAACCCCCTTGGGTGCCTTCTGACTCATGAAACCGAACATGTACCCGGCCACCCTACGCATCTGAATCTCCTCGGCGCCCTCGGTGATCCGGTAACGCCGATGGTGCCGGTAGATGTGCTCGAACGGCATATGCCGTGAATAGCCCATTCCGCCGTGGACCTGCATGGCACGGTCGGCGGCCTCACAACACAACCGGTTGGCTACGTAGTTACACATCGAGACCTGCTCGGAAACGGAGAACGGACCGTAGGTGTCCATGGACCAGGCGGTCTTGTGAATCAGTGCGCGCAGCATTTCACACTGGGTCTGCAGCTCGACGAGTGGGAACTGAATGGCCTGGTTGGATGCCAGCGGCTTCCCAAAAGGCTTGCGTTCCTTCGCATACTCGACGGACCGGTCGATGCAGAACTGTGCGGCGCCAAGGCTGGAGGCGGCCTGCCTGATCCGGTTCTCATTGAAGAAATGCTGTACCACGCCCAGGCCACGGCCCTCTCCGCCGAAGATCGCGGTGTCGGGCACCCGCACATCGGTCAGCGATATGTGGGCGTGGTCCGTCGGCATGTTGAAGGTCCACAGGTATTCCTCGACCTTGAAGCCGGGGGCATCGGCGGGCACCAGAAAGGCGGTGATACCGCGGCCGTCGCCCGGTTCACCGGAGGTGCGCGCGAAGATCAGGTCGGCATCGGCGACGTGCACGCCGGTGTTCCAGGTCTTCTCGCCGTTGATCACCCAGTCCGATCCATCCCTGACCGCCCGGGTTTCCATGTGCGTGGCATCGGAGCCGTGTTCGGGTTCGGTGATGCCGAACGCGAAGACCTTGGTGCCGCTCGCGAGCCCCTCCACCCACGCGGCCTTCTGCTCGACCGATCCGTACTCCAGCATGAGCAGCAGGCCCACATTGTTGCCCACGATGGCGTGTTCGTTCTGCAGGTCACAGTGCAGTCCCAGGCCACGCCGTGCCAGGTGTTCGCGGATGACGGCCATACCGAGGTTGGATCCGTCCCGGCCGCCGAATTCCGCGGGAAACGGGTACCGAAAGTGGCCTGCCGCATCGGCGCGCCTGCGGGCCTCACCGAGCAGCGCCTCCCACTGTCCGTTCGGCAGACCGCCACGTTCCCAGTCGGTTCGGGAATCTTCGCGCCGGTGATCGAAGAATCGGATGTTGTCATCGACCTGTTCGAGGGGCACGATCTCACGGTCGATGAAGCCGTCAAGCTCGGCCAGGTAATCAACCAGCTCGGCGGGCAGTTCGAAGTTCATCGGGATCCTTCCGGCTGGGATGGCTTGGTCAACATCAACAAGTCCCATTCGATCTCGGGTATCCGCCGGCCACTGGCCGCCATCACGATGTCCGGCACGCTCCCGTCCAAATACGACTTTGCCTGCGCGGCAAGGCCTACGCCCCACCAGAGGGTGCCGAGCACCTTCCACCACAGGAATCGTTCGGTATCGAACGTCCCACCGGATTCCTCGTAGGCCCGCACCAGCACATCCCGGCCCGCAAAGCCGCCGAACTCGCGGTCGTCGAGGCCAAACCGCCACATTCGCAGCGCCGCCCAGCCCACATCGCGCATGGGATCCCCGAACCGGGTGGTGCCTTCCCAATCGAGTACCGCCCGCAGCCCATCCTCGCCGACGATGACGTTGCCATTGCGAATATCGGTATGGACCAGGCATCTTCGCGCGGGTGGCCCAGGCATACGCTCGGTCAACCACGACAGCGTGCGCTGGAACACCGGCCGGCCGGGAAGCAAGTTCGTGACACCCTCACGCATCTGCTCCAACATCACGACAGCGGGGTCGGACTCCGGATCGCCGGGCAGATCGGGCGGCGCCATCGCCGGGTCGATCCCATGTAGGCGGCCCATGGCCGCACCGAGTTGACGCGCCACCAGCTCACCGATGCCCTGGGATTGCACCAGTCGGAGCACCTTGCGTGGCACCGTCTCCCCCGCGATGCGCTCCGAGATCATGAAGGGCGCGCCCAGATACGAGGATTCCGAGCACACACCGCGCACCCGAGGAACCGGAACACCGTTACTGCGCGCCAGTTCACGCACGCCGGCCTCGTTGCTCACCGGTATCTGCTGTACGACGGCGGGCACAATCGTCGCCACCAGCTCCAGAGTCTCGTCCCCGGATGTCGCGTCCAACAGGACATTTCGCCGCCGGGCGCCCGCGGAAACACCGACCACACCCGAAACCGTGAATTGCTTGCCGAACTCGTCTGTCAGGTAACGGGCCAAGCCTTCCGCCAGGTCACTCATTGGCCCTCCCAGTCGTCATACCCGGGTTTGACGATGGCGAGCTCACCGCGCACCGACTGCACCAGCTCTTCCCAGGAAGGGGCGTCGGCAAGAGGCGCCACGGGCATGGTCAGTTCTCGCCGCAGAATCCTGGCGATGTTGGCACCGACACGGGCGCGATGCACCGCGGATGAGGGCAGCTCAGATTGGAGGCCGTCGAGCAGTTCGGCGAGAGCACCCGCCAGTTCCGCTGCGGTCGGAATGAAGGGCACCATCCGTTTGTACCTTCTATGGTGCGTACCACGGGGGAATAGCGAAGAATCGCCGTGGGTTGCTCCAGTTCATGGCGAGAC
Coding sequences within:
- a CDS encoding acyl-CoA dehydrogenase family protein; protein product: MNFELPAELVDYLAELDGFIDREIVPLEQVDDNIRFFDHRREDSRTDWERGGLPNGQWEALLGEARRRADAAGHFRYPFPAEFGGRDGSNLGMAVIREHLARRGLGLHCDLQNEHAIVGNNVGLLLMLEYGSVEQKAAWVEGLASGTKVFAFGITEPEHGSDATHMETRAVRDGSDWVINGEKTWNTGVHVADADLIFARTSGEPGDGRGITAFLVPADAPGFKVEEYLWTFNMPTDHAHISLTDVRVPDTAIFGGEGRGLGVVQHFFNENRIRQAASSLGAAQFCIDRSVEYAKERKPFGKPLASNQAIQFPLVELQTQCEMLRALIHKTAWSMDTYGPFSVSEQVSMCNYVANRLCCEAADRAMQVHGGMGYSRHMPFEHIYRHHRRYRITEGAEEIQMRRVAGYMFGFMSQKAPKGV
- a CDS encoding gluconokinase, translating into MAQASPPVVVVMGVAGVGKTTVARLLAQRLGAPFAEGDEFHPDANIAKMAAGIPLDDADREPWLRRIAEWMAERGREGTGGVVTCSALKRHYRDILRTGWSDAFFLHLSGDRSLVGDRMSHRAGHFMPTSLLDSQFDILEPLQPDERGVALDVGTGPEQLVAEALGQLGA
- a CDS encoding phosphotransferase family protein, translating into MSDLAEGLARYLTDEFGKQFTVSGVVGVSAGARRRNVLLDATSGDETLELVATIVPAVVQQIPVSNEAGVRELARSNGVPVPRVRGVCSESSYLGAPFMISERIAGETVPRKVLRLVQSQGIGELVARQLGAAMGRLHGIDPAMAPPDLPGDPESDPAVVMLEQMREGVTNLLPGRPVFQRTLSWLTERMPGPPARRCLVHTDIRNGNVIVGEDGLRAVLDWEGTTRFGDPMRDVGWAALRMWRFGLDDREFGGFAGRDVLVRAYEESGGTFDTERFLWWKVLGTLWWGVGLAAQAKSYLDGSVPDIVMAASGRRIPEIEWDLLMLTKPSQPEGSR